A portion of the Carya illinoinensis cultivar Pawnee chromosome 11, C.illinoinensisPawnee_v1, whole genome shotgun sequence genome contains these proteins:
- the LOC122282176 gene encoding uncharacterized mitochondrial protein AtMg00810-like, whose protein sequence is MFIEPTCYSKATHHSHWHEAMAFELHALEENSTWTLDPLPLADHSLFTLITATNLTIGLIYVDDILVVGNDLSQVSYFKSVINSTHFKTKDHGPLKYFLGLEVARSPSGIFLNQQKYALDIVADSGQLGSHLAAFPMKQKLKLNDTDGELLPDLGPY, encoded by the exons ATGTTTATTGAACCTACTTGTTACTCAAAAGCCACTCACCACTCTCACTGGCATGAAGCTATGGCTTTTGAACTCCATGCTCTTGAAGAAAACTCCACTTGGACACTAGACCCTCTTCCTCTG GCTGATCACTCTCTATTTACCTTGATCACTGCTACCAATCTCACCATTGGTctcatttatgttgatgacatcttGGTTGTCGGCAATGATCTTTCTCAGGTTTCTTACTTCAAGTCTGTTATTAATTCCACTCACTTTAAAACCAAGGACCATGGACCTCTCAAATATTTCCTTGGACTTGAAGTTGCTCGATCCCCTTCAGGCATTTTTCTTAATCAGCAAAAATATGCCCTAGACATCGTTGCCGATAGTGGCCAACTTGGCTCTCACCTTGCGGCCTTTCCtatgaaacaaaaattgaaGCTCAACGACACTGATGGTGAACTTCTCCCTGATCTCGGCCCTTACTGA